The Aspergillus nidulans FGSC A4 chromosome VII nucleotide sequence GTCGCTAATGATAGCCGAGTCTTGAGGTGCAAACGGCACTGTTGCAAACCTTGCAAGCTCGGGTCGATCTCGAAGGCGATCACATGTTTATTCGCACAGCTCAAATGAAGGATGGTTATGGATGCAGATCTTCCGCAGGTATTACCGACTGCGTAGCTGGTTGACTGACTGGGCAGACAAAAAGCCGAGTAGCGGTCACGGCCTCGGTGTGTTAAACCGCCAGGAGGTCTGCTCAAAGCCGATCCGGCTCTGCATTGGCTTGGCAGAAATAATTCTAAAGTAACAATATACAAATATAATTTCCCAAGATACTGGAGTTGATCAGTGGGGCCGGGCACATTCCAAGTGCAACTTTATGCCGGTACAATAATACCTTATGCCATATGTCGCTTCATTACCACCTCATGGATAAACTATCCATTGGCTGTGATGCTCAGCTGCACTCCAATAGCGTGGGATCGATCGCCCAATGGCTGCACACGTTCAGGAGCAAGTGGACTCTCGTTAACCACCTCTACTGGAGAGAAACTGGCTTTCTCAACTAACAGAGTCAGCCCTCCCCCACTTCCCTGGGATAATGAGTCAGTCATAAAAGAAAGTACTAAGTACTGTCTGTGCGAGCCTGGAAGTGGACTAGGCCCGAGGTCTCCGTGTTGAGCGAACCCATGCATCCCGAGAGTAAGACGGAATTCTGCAGTCTGCGCCCACATGGCCACGGCCATCCTTGCTGCAGCTCTATCCGTGTTGCTTGTACtgttgagcttcttccaTGGAGTCCACCAGTCATCATATAGCCGTGAAGCACCGCAGATCAGTATCCTAATGTGGGTTGTCCATGCTTGCGTTTACGACCGTGGTACTAGCTAGGGCTTGTTTGATTCTGCCCTTCTCCGTACATATCATTATAGCAGAATTGCTATAATATGAGGAcgtcttttccttcttcctttaTATCtactttctttttttttcttattttctcCCCCCTGCAAATCTCGATAAACACCATGCTTTTCGTTTGCCTATTGGGGTATAGACCAGGCCTGATCGGCGAGCTTAGAAGGCCGGCAACATCTCCACACGGTTCATGCACTCCACTTCTACCGGCACCGTAGGGACTCATATCTCTTTTGAGTTTGCTGGAGTTTTCGATCGAGTCCGCTAGCCATGTTGCAAATGCCGGATGCCGCGACATCCGGTGCTCGCCTTCTTGTTCGGGCCTTTAGTGCCCCATCCAATGTCCATTGTCAAGTCACTAGTGATTGCCTCTTTTCTAGCTGCGGTGCTCCCCTCGGTAGAGTCAGGGCGTTGAACTGACTCTCAGTATAAGAGTCATAGGTGCTCCGTAAACCCTCGAATAATCGAGTTGCTCCGAAACCAGTTGACTACGTCTTGTCTGTATATTCCTTAGTCCCTGCCCAAAATGAGGCTCActcctgccgctgcagcAGCATCGCTGCTCAGTCTCTCCGCACCTGAGTTGACTGTAGCCACGGCTGCGGAATCATACTCTGCGGATCAATGCGTACGTCCAGTGTAATTTTCTTCCAAGGTTCCACGCCAGAAAGGAGCCGCTGactttcttcatctctaCGGATAGTGCGCCGCCCttttcagcagcagtatcgGTGACAAAGTCGTCTTCCCCGGCAACGCGGCCTACCGCGACTCCGTGACCTCGTACTGGGCCGTCAATGTCCAACTGGAACCGACCTGCATTGTGCAGCCGCAGTCTGCCGACGATGTCTCGGTCGCGGTGCAGACACTGGCTGGTGCCGGCGGCAACTCGCGCTGCAAGTTCGCAGTACGCAGTGGAGGACACATGACCTGGGCTGGGTCGAACAACATCGAAACGGGCGTTACCATTGATCTCTCGCTGATGAACAGCACaatctatgacaaggaggcCAAGGTTGCGACTATTCTGCCAGGTTCGCGCTGGGAGGCCGTTTATAAGACCCTGGAGGAGTACAATGTTGTCGTTCCCGGTGGTAGGACAGGCCCGgttggtgttggagggtTCTTGCTTGGAGGTATCTCGATTTGACCTTTTCCTGATCTTTCAAAGCGAAGAATTGCTAATTCTAAAGCTGTCTAGGCGGAAACTCCTTCCACGCCGCGCGGGTCGGACTCGCTTGCGACAATGTCATCAACTACGAGGTTGTCCTTGCCAGCGGCCGCATTGTTAacgccaacaacaacaccaacgTTGAGCTCTTCAAGGCCTTGAAAGGCGGCTCGAACAACTTTGGCATTGTGACCAAATACGAACTCAAGGCGATCGACAACGCGCACCTCTGGGGCGGCATCAACGTCTTCGACAACTCCACCACGAACCAGCAGATTGACGCCCTGGTCAAGTTCATTGACAACATCGAAAACGACCCATATGCCTCCTGGATCGGCCTCTGGCAGTACAACTCGACCACGCGGAAAACCCTCATCAGCAGCCCCTGGGACTACACGAAGCCCGTTGCGCACCCTGCTGCCTTCGACGACTTCTCCAAGATCCCTCGCATCTCGTCCTCGAACCGCTTCGCGACATTGTATAATCTCACCAGtgagctgcagcaggccGCTGGATATCGGTTTGTAATCCCCTCTCCCCCTTCCATCTAGCGAATTAACCCCAGGTGGACGCATCCTGCTAACGGGAACAGCGATATCTTTTTGACAAGCACCTACTTAAACAGCGCCGCGGTCCTCCACAAGACAATCGAGATCCTAAACAAGAAGATCGAAGCCGCCGTCCCCGTCGCCCAGGGCAAGGATTGGTCCATCATGGTGATTATCCAGCCCTGGCCCAAGATCTACTGGCAGCGGAACCAGAACAACGGGGTTGGCAATGTCCTTGGGCTGGACCGGTTTGATGAGAACATGCTGCGTATGATTGCCAAATAACCTGAACAGATTCGATTGTCTACATTTGCTAATATGTGGATCCAGAGGTGCTGTACGATTACTCCTGGGACAACGCGGCCGATgacgagctcttccagcGGCTCTGCAGAGAAGCCATGGCTGAGCTGGATGAATACGCCAAGAGCATTGGCAAGTACAACGAGTACATCTACCTGAACTATGCAGACGTCTCGCAGAACCCGCTCAGAGGGTACGGGGATGAGAATGTTGAGTTCATCCGCCAGGTGGCTGAGCGATATGATCCGGATGGAGTCTTCCAGTCGCAGGTCCCGGGAGGGTTCAAAGTCAGCGAGGCGtaatttttcttttcttctccttccatTGCCTTTGAAGCGCTGAGAAGATGTATGTACTATCGATATCAGTCTAGACTATACAGAATGTAGACGAGACAAGCATTGTTAATAATGATACTCATAAGCTACACAAACCATGAACCCAGTAAAAttgcttcctcttcagcaggacGTATCGCAATAACGGCTCCCGTCTGGCACTGGGGCATAAACCTCACCGGTCAAGTTTGACCGTGTATGTGAGCGAACGTAAGCCGTGCCTGTGGAGTCCTCATTCCACAGATGCAACTAACGCCCGGGGAAGTCATGAAGGATTTAGCGACCCACAAGGCATTGTTCACTAAGAGACTGGTCGGGATTTGGTCCAGAGGACTGGGGGCTGGCCTCGGAGACGGAATTAGAGGGCCGTCGGAGAGTGGAGGGGCTTTTTGTATATGCCTCGCACATGGTGGGAGTGTTGCATATCTGTCTTTACGGCATCGGCGAGCGACGCAAGGTCGAAATAGAAAAGATAATCCATCAATCATGCTACCACTGAACAGAGTCAGCCCACGCTCTGTCATAGGTTCCTCCATGACTCAGGCAGACTAACCAAAGGGACGGAACGCAACGGACCTGCCCAGTgccagggccagggccaCCAGAGCCACCTTTACTATCGGCACAAGGTGGGCCGCCATGCACGGACTAGTCTCATGCAGCAATCTCGATGCCGATCGATTAGCGCAAGAACTCGATGAACCGGCCTTCTCATCTCGTCTGCCCCATCTGCCCCTTTTGGCACAGGCCCCTATCCACCGCATCCACCGGGCTCTCCCGCCCCGGTGGCGTGGGTCACTGAGGTCACCGACGAGCCCATTGACTCGGGAACCTTCGTCCATTCACTTCCCGTTTCATCGTCTCCATGGCAAGTCTAGGACCAGAAATACCACGGTAACCCAGACCATCATGCAGGATCAAGTCCGGGCTGAGAAGGTGCAGAAGATAAGAAAACCCCACTGGTACGCCAACAGCGAGCCCCGGGAGTGATTATTTTTCGTACCGGGGCAGTAGATATCGATATCgacttgatgatgatatatAGAAGATGGCTGCGGGAGTCTATGCCCGTTCCTCCAGGTGATGAGATCCGTCATTCCGCCATTATGGCTCTGAAATCTCTACGTTGGTTGGAACTGGCAGGGGTCCAGATCCTGTCAAGGCCTCTTTACGGCCCCGGCAAACCTTGAATTCTGGGCCATCTCCACACCCCGGCCTCTGCCTAGTTGCCCAGTGGCGGATGATGAGCATTATTGTCATCACTAACGTGCGGATTTATTCCGCATCTGTGCCCCTATGCCCTGCCTGACTGTCGCAGCGGTCTCCCAGGCTGGAAGGTGGTCTGTTCAGCCGGATATCCACGTGCTGTCCGGGGCTGGACAGAGACACTACATCCTGTAATGTTGCAAGACAAGCTTAGTTTTTACTTATTTGGGAATCGCCAGCAGCGATCATCAATTGTTGCAGTTCCATTGACATGGTTCCTGGATATTACCCCTGCCGAGAGGCAGATTTGCAATACTAAGCGGCTGTAATCTATGATCTGTAGTCCGTGTCCTGTGGCTTGCTTACCCAGCATCAGCTCTATTTATGCAGGCCCTCTTCCGACGCTCGCATGAGACGTGGATGAGCCGTGAGCCTGAGCCATAGCCCCtgtcgccgtcttcaacttCGAGCCTAATAGCTTCACCACCATGGCTGGGACACAGGACACGTACTTTCCCGGCGCTGTCCCTGTCCCGGAGGGTGAGACATATGATCCCGACTTCTCTCATCCGTGGCTATATACCGAGAGCAGGGCGATCGTGATTGCGGGTCTGATTTTCAGTACGCTCTCTCTGATGCTGCGAGTGTACACCAAAGCTGCACTGCTGCGCAAGTTCGGATGGGACGATAGTGAGCTGCCCGGCGCCCGTgtttctttcctcttctctactTGCTAACTGGCGACCAGTATCGATGATCGGAGCCTGGGTAGTTTGCCTTTTCGTATTGATATCTAAGCCAAGAGGGCACGCTAACATACCGCAGCTCTTCGCCATTGTAACGCAGGTCCTCTGTCTCTGTAAGTTGACGTTCCCTTCACGCCACCTCCACGCCAGTTCTATGGTCATATAGATCTCATTGCTCACTGGTACAAGATGGCTACGCACACGGCGGAATCGGCCTGCACATCTGGAACATCACGCCGCAGATGCTCCTCGATTTCCAAAAAGTCCGTCACTTCATTCCTTCCTCTGGATCGCCCGGCTAGTTCTAAAGGAATTTCATCTAGGGCGTCTTCGCCGCCGGCATCGTCTATGTCCCatccctcgccctcgccaaAGCCTCCCTTATCATCCTGTACTACCGCATCGTGGGCCAACAACAACTCTACCGGTACGCCCTGTACGTGATCGCAGCCGTCGTAGTCGGGTACAGTGTCGCCATCACCTTCGCGCTGATCTTCGCGTGCCGACCCATTGAAAGGGCGTGGAATATGGCCTTGCCGGGGACATGCGTAGACCAGAATAGCCTCTATATTGCGACGGCCATCACGAACACAGTGACAGATGTGGCGCTCATCCTCGTTGCTATACCTGTTGTATGGGGGTTGAATATGCCGGTAATCCAGAAGATCGGCCTGTTCTTTATGTTTGTTGTCGGCTGCGCGTGCGTCTCCTACCTTTCAGCATGATTACTTATTAATCGGAACTCGTGGACGGCTGACGGGTCTTCAAACACTTCAGGACTGTGATCACCAGTATCATCCGCCTGGTAACgctcttcccttttcttcagACAGACGACAAAACCTACCGCATTGCCTGGACCGATTTATGGATGTAATGctccctttctttttctccatTTTTATTTCAGCGCTTCAACCGACCTTTCGTCAAGAATATACGTGGGCTAACTGAGTCAACCAGCAACGTCGAGGCAAATTTTATCATCATCTGCGCCTGTCTGCCGTTTATGCGCCACTTTCTGCGCCGCTACGCTCCCAAGCTCATCGGCGAGGGCTCCTCCGCGGGCCGTTACTTCAAAAGCTACAACGGCGGGGCGAGCACAACCCGATCGTGGCGACGAAGACCCGAGCATACAGTGCTTCAAGACGAGATTGAGCTCGCGGAGCATGGCAGTGTTCCTGATAATGAATCTGGGGTCCGGATCATGAAGGAGGTACAGTGGAATGTGACCGAAGAGCGACGCGAGGGGTCGCCGGCCCCGGACGAGATGCATTTTCAGGAGGAGAGAGTCAAGCATGTGCTGCCAGGGATGTGAGCGGATGTGAATATGTCTAGATGAGGATTTTACTCGGTTTCGTCTGTTTAGCTTGAGTGGTTGAGCAATGGACTATTCCGTTCATTGACACTCTTCATAACTAATATCCTGGCATAGATAAATAAAATGATCTCCATGAATAAATTATAACTATAATGCAATGCGGGGCATTGCAATGGGCTTCCTTTGAGTCCTAGCCCATCACGCCGTAGCGGGGCGATATTGCGTGCAGCGGAGGGCTAGGGCTGTCCCTCTGCCGGCCGAGAGACATGCAGCCTTGAAGACGGAGGCAGCAGATTAACCACCCATAACACAGCATCATTGCTTCGGCAGccgagagagaaagaaagagaggagtCGAGTTGGGACCTCCTatcagaagatccaggtGCAAAGGGTTGGAGAATATGGCGTGCTCGCAGACTCCAATGACGCTGCCCAGATAAATACCGAGCTTCGAGCACCATAAAAACAGCTCTCCCCTCTAGCCCCTCACAACGGCATATTCTCTGCTCTTGCTGTGCAGATAGAAATCTATTTATAGAttcaagaaagaaaaaatggCAGAAACCAAGGGAAAGAAACAAATCATCCTCAATGCCTTTGTCATGAACACGCCCGCGCACATGGCTCCAGGCCAATGGCGACACCCCCGCAACAAGACAGCAGACTACACGAAGCTCTCCTTTTGGACCGACCTCGCCCAGCTTCTTGACGATGCGGGCTTCCATGCCATGTTCATTGCGGACACTCTGGGACCGTACGACGTGTACAAAGGTCCGGCGAACGTGGTGCCCGCACTCGCCTCAGGCGCCCAGTACCCAGTCAATGACCCCATGTACCTCGTCCCCGCGATGGCCAGCACAACAAAGAACTTAATCTTCGGAGTGACGGCGAGTCTTACATACGAGCAGCCGTACTCGCTCGCTCGCCGACTTAGCACGGTCGATCATCTATCCGGCGGCCGAGTCGCGTGGAACATCGTCACGAGCTATCTTGACAGTGCTGCGCGAAATCACGGGCTTGACGAACAGATCCCGCACGACGAGCGGTATAACCGCGCACACGAGTACATGGATGTCCTATATAAACTGTGGGAGGGGAGTTTCCGGGATGATGCCGTGGTGAAGGATCGCGAGTCGGGCGTGTACATTGCCCCCGACGCAGTGCGACAGATCCACCACGTGGGCAAGTACTTCAAAGTACCCGGACCGCACTTTTGCGAGCCCTCACCACAGCGCACACCGTTTCTGTTCCAGGCGGGTGTGAGCGAGGCCGGGAACGGGTTTGGTGGCAAGCACGGGGAGGCGATCTTCGTCGCGGGCCAGACGCCCGAGGGTGTGCGAAGCACGGTCGAGAGTATCCGCCGGGTTGCGGCGAGCGAGGGGCGGGATCCAAATCATATCAAGGTCATCGTAGGCATCACGTTGATAGTTGCTGCCACGGACGAGGAGGCATATGCGAAGCGCGACGAGTACCTCAAGTATGCCGATCACGAGGGCGTCCTTGCCCTATTTGGCGGGTGGACGGGGATAGACCTGTCCAAGTACGAGGATGACGCGGACTTCCGGTTTGCAGACGAGACCAAAGTCGCAAGTATCGTGAAGCGGTGGGCGTCAACGGTTCCCGGCACCGATAATCTGCCCTGGACGAAGCGCCGGATCGTCGAATTCCTCAGCGTGGGTGGCATCCAGACAAAGATTATCGGCAGCGGCAAGACCGTTGCAGACGAGTTGGAACGATGGGTGGAAATTTCCGGAGTGGACGGGTTCAACCTGGCGCATATCACGAACCCGGGCAGCTTTGAGGATATCATCGAGTTTCTCTTGCCGGAGCTGCGCACTCGAGGGCTCTTCAGGGAGACAGTTGCTAAGGAGGGGGCCACGGCGAGAGAGACGTATCTGGGGGTTGGCCAGGTCCGGTTACCGGAGGATCATCCAGGGAGTAAGTACAAGTGGAGGGCTGGGGATAAGGTACCGCCGTATCAGGCAGAGTCTGCATAGTCAAATTTTGTTCATGCTTGCTTGATTGAGCATGGGATGTTTGCATTTTATGTACATACATATACGCCTTGGATATTGAAAGCTACCCAGCATGGCGAGTTCAACCCTAAGCTGATACGCTGTACCATGGCATACCCAACTTAGCCTCCCATTAAACCAAAGTCCTAGTGTCTCCTTTTTGTACAAGAAATTACAATGCCCAGCATCAACCCACAAAGTAGCGCAAACATGATCGTCGCCGCAACCATCCCGCAGTAGAACCGCTCATTGCGCACCCGCTGGTGGCGCGTCAAGAACGCATCGCAGATGTCGCAGTGCACATGGGGCTGGAACGTCCTCGGCGGAGGGAGCGAGCAGTCGCCGCATCTAGGTTTCCTCAGCGAGATGCTGTGGGCATGGTCATGCGGTTGTTCCTCGTCAATTGGACCCTGGGCTCGTTCCGTGTCGTCATTTGGGACGGCGAAGTACTGTGTTCCGAGTGGTTAGTACTTCTTTGTCTACTTCCTCTCCGTTGTTCAAGGTAGAGTAAGTAGAGTGGCACTGCATACCCCGTTAGAACTGTTTGGCTCGCGGATGGTATCAAGCTCTTCATAGGCAGGTGCGGCCTCGGGGGATTTGGAGGAGAGTCCAAGCATTGTGCTTATGAGTATGATATAGTCTGTTTGTAGAAAGATCACCTTAATAGTTTTGTGTTCTTTGGTACTCGAAGCAGATGAGATCTAATTATGAGATCCCGCCAAAAACATTGTTGCCTATTGTTATGGGTAGTGAGACCAGGCAGCTCAGCCCCAGAGTAAGCGGCTTAGTCCGCAACGCAAGATCTGACAGGTGGATCCAGGTCTGGGGTTCTGGTTTGACGCCTGATCTGACCAACCAGGATGACTTATTCCTCTAGCCCTTTGTTGGTTGTAAGAGGATGGCAGGTTTAACGCAGTAGTGTGGATGATCACCAGCAGACAGTCCGAGACCAGGAGCAGTCCCAAGTGTATACGAAACTTTCATTCCTCTACATTAATAGTAGCTAGGCGCTTATAGCTTCGCTCCCTGGCCCCCCACCTTGATCAAGGCCC carries:
- a CDS encoding FAD-binding oxidoreductase (transcript_id=CADANIAT00009308), with amino-acid sequence MRLTPAAAAASLLSLSAPELTVATAAESYSADQCCAALFSSSIGDKVVFPGNAAYRDSVTSYWAVNVQLEPTCIVQPQSADDVSVAVQTLAGAGGNSRCKFAVRSGGHMTWAGSNNIETGVTIDLSLMNSTIYDKEAKVATILPGSRWEAVYKTLEEYNVVVPGGRTGPVGVGGFLLGGGNSFHAARVGLACDNVINYEVVLASGRIVNANNNTNVELFKALKGGSNNFGIVTKYELKAIDNAHLWGGINVFDNSTTNQQIDALVKFIDNIENDPYASWIGLWQYNSTTRKTLISSPWDYTKPVAHPAAFDDFSKIPRISSSNRFATLYNLTSELQQAAGYRWTHPANGNSDIFLTSTYLNSAAVLHKTIEILNKKIEAAVPVAQGKDWSIMVIIQPWPKIYWQRNQNNGVGNVLGLDRFDENMLQVLYDYSWDNAADDELFQRLCREAMAELDEYAKSIGKYNEYIYLNYADVSQNPLRGYGDENVEFIRQVAERYDPDGVFQSQVPGGFKVSEA
- a CDS encoding uncharacterized protein (transcript_id=CADANIAT00009309): MSMELQQLMIAAGDSQIRCSVSVQPRTARGYPAEQTTFQPGRPLRQSGRA
- a CDS encoding uncharacterized protein (transcript_id=CADANIAT00009310) — its product is MAGTQDTYFPGAVPVPEGETYDPDFSHPWLYTESRAIVIAGLIFSTLSLMLRVYTKAALLRKFGWDDTLRHCNAGPLSLSHCSLVQDGYAHGGIGLHIWNITPQMLLDFQKGVFAAGIVYVPSLALAKASLIILYYRIVGQQQLYRYALYVIAAVVVGYSVAITFALIFACRPIERAWNMALPGTCVDQNSLYIATAITNTVTDVALILVAIPVVWGLNMPVIQKIGLFFMFVVGCANVEANFIIICACLPFMRHFLRRYAPKLIGEGSSAGRYFKSYNGGASTTRSWRRRPEHTVLQDEIELAEHGSVPDNESGVRIMKEVQWNVTEERREGSPAPDEMHFQEERVKHVLPGI
- a CDS encoding LLM class flavin-dependent oxidoreductase (transcript_id=CADANIAT00009311), coding for MAETKGKKQIILNAFVMNTPAHMAPGQWRHPRNKTADYTKLSFWTDLAQLLDDAGFHAMFIADTLGPYDVYKGPANVVPALASGAQYPVNDPMYLVPAMASTTKNLIFGVTASLTYEQPYSLARRLSTVDHLSGGRVAWNIVTSYLDSAARNHGLDEQIPHDERYNRAHEYMDVLYKLWEGSFRDDAVVKDRESGVYIAPDAVRQIHHVGKYFKVPGPHFCEPSPQRTPFLFQAGVSEAGNGFGGKHGEAIFVAGQTPEGVRSTVESIRRVAASEGRDPNHIKVIVGITLIVAATDEEAYAKRDEYLKYADHEGVLALFGGWTGIDLSKYEDDADFRFADETKVASIVKRWASTVPGTDNLPWTKRRIVEFLSVGGIQTKIIGSGKTVADELERWVEISGVDGFNLAHITNPGSFEDIIEFLLPELRTRGLFRETVAKEGATARETYLGVGQVRLPEDHPGTTQHGEFNPKLIRCTMAYPT